A single region of the Gilliamella apis genome encodes:
- a CDS encoding ClbS/DfsB family four-helix bundle protein, whose protein sequence is MNYANKQQLLDEINKTAKLFIDEFSGLTEAEKDKLIEGVDRTPAQMIAYQLGWLDLVKSWDDAELAGQTPILPAEGYKWNQLGELYQHFYKIYQDDSLQELIQLFKQKLATWNSWIESLDDNTLFTKDARNWTKPYPSAWPVARFIHINSVAPFKSFRTKIRKWKKLNSH, encoded by the coding sequence ATGAATTACGCCAATAAACAACAACTATTAGATGAAATTAATAAAACAGCTAAGCTATTTATTGATGAATTCAGTGGATTAACCGAAGCGGAAAAAGATAAATTAATTGAAGGTGTTGATCGAACGCCAGCCCAGATGATTGCTTATCAATTAGGATGGTTAGATCTTGTTAAATCTTGGGATGATGCTGAACTTGCTGGGCAAACGCCTATATTGCCAGCGGAAGGATACAAATGGAATCAGTTAGGTGAATTATACCAACATTTTTATAAAATTTATCAAGATGATTCATTACAAGAACTGATCCAATTATTTAAACAGAAACTAGCTACTTGGAATAGCTGGATTGAGTCATTAGATGATAATACGCTTTTTACTAAAGATGCTCGCAATTGGACTAAGCCTTATCCTTCAGCGTGGCCTGTGGCACGATTTATCCACATTAATTCAGTTGCACCATTTAAATCCTTTAGAACTAAAATCAGGAAATGGAAAAAACTAAATTCGCATTAG
- the urtA gene encoding urea ABC transporter substrate-binding protein, whose product MSIMSKLNTSIKLTCLAVGLFTTNLIYAAENTIKIGVLHSLSGSMAISESTLKDTLLMLVDEQNKKGGVLGKQIEAVVVDPASNWSLFSEKARELLAKDKVSAVFGCWTSVSRKSVLPIFEELNGILFYPVQYEGEESSKNIFYTGAAPNQQAIPAVDYLKKEFNIERWVLVGTDYVYPRTTNKILETYLKDHYGVKDSDIMINYTPFSHSDWQSIIADIKKFGATGKKTAVISTINGDANVPFYKELSNQGITANQLPVIAFSVGEEELSGIDTAPLVGHLAAWNYFQSLDTDLNSEFIDNWHSFAKSDKRVTNDPMEATYIGFNMWVKAVEKAGTDDPSAVQNALIGVTVPNLSGSYAVMMPNHHITKPIMIGEIQNDGQFEVVYKSAGTIVGDEWSDYLPSSKSMIADWRAPLACGKYDVSKKVCLKD is encoded by the coding sequence ATGTCAATAATGAGCAAATTAAATACATCCATTAAGTTAACTTGTCTAGCTGTTGGCTTATTCACGACTAATCTAATTTATGCGGCTGAAAATACCATTAAAATTGGTGTATTGCATTCACTTTCTGGATCGATGGCAATTTCAGAAAGCACTTTAAAAGATACACTTTTAATGCTGGTAGATGAACAAAATAAAAAAGGTGGTGTGTTAGGTAAACAAATAGAAGCAGTGGTCGTCGATCCAGCATCAAATTGGAGTCTTTTTTCAGAAAAAGCACGAGAACTACTAGCAAAAGATAAAGTATCAGCGGTATTCGGCTGTTGGACATCGGTATCAAGAAAATCGGTATTACCTATCTTTGAAGAACTTAACGGTATTCTATTTTACCCAGTACAATATGAAGGAGAAGAATCCTCAAAAAATATCTTCTATACCGGCGCAGCACCAAATCAACAAGCCATTCCTGCTGTAGATTATTTGAAGAAAGAATTTAATATTGAACGTTGGGTTTTAGTGGGTACTGATTATGTTTATCCTAGAACGACTAACAAAATTTTAGAAACCTATCTTAAAGACCATTATGGTGTGAAAGATAGTGACATAATGATTAATTACACCCCATTTAGTCATTCTGATTGGCAATCTATTATTGCTGATATCAAAAAATTTGGCGCAACAGGTAAAAAGACAGCCGTGATATCAACCATCAATGGTGATGCCAATGTTCCTTTTTATAAAGAATTATCTAACCAAGGTATTACAGCAAACCAACTTCCGGTCATTGCTTTTTCTGTAGGTGAGGAAGAATTATCAGGTATTGATACGGCTCCATTAGTCGGTCATTTAGCAGCATGGAATTATTTCCAATCACTTGATACTGACTTAAACAGCGAATTTATAGATAACTGGCATAGCTTTGCTAAAAGTGATAAACGGGTAACAAATGACCCGATGGAAGCCACATATATTGGATTTAATATGTGGGTAAAAGCGGTAGAAAAAGCAGGTACCGATGATCCATCCGCAGTTCAAAATGCATTAATAGGTGTAACAGTACCTAATTTATCTGGTAGTTATGCAGTAATGATGCCAAACCATCATATTACTAAACCTATTATGATTGGAGAAATTCAAAACGATGGTCAATTTGAAGTGGTATATAAGTCAGCAGGTACTATTGTTGGTGATGAATGGTCAGATTATTTACCTAGTTCTAAATCAATGATTGCTGATTGGCGAGCACCATTAGCATGCGGTAAATATGATGTGAGTAAAAAAGTTTGCCTAAAAGATTAA
- the urtB gene encoding urea ABC transporter permease subunit UrtB: MKRIILICLLWMIANLATAVLPEHFEQRLAKGSLTEKQQLISDMIKENNATIQPLFNALVEGNLYWLETNSTLVIKKDNQFVNWNNKQVLDVPKNKFKRIAINNNIRQLIAEYQLQMKLSSNTIPTRRIAAKELFGHIQSPSQMNFIVERLAQEQDSEVKQRLLEALSFAKLTNCDENECLVLLTQLSQVTNPIFVQKLQQLTTINDSQIVKDTAQNLLDKLTQKKAMYEKTEQVYFGISLGAVLVLAAIGLAITFGVMGVINMAHGELIMIGAYTTYVMQQLLPNYPGIALILSIPAAFLVCGAVGMLIEISVIRYLYGRPLETLLATFGISLLLQQLFRTIFSPLNKAIITPSWMQGSIQINDFLSLTINRLYVIGFSLTIFIILLLIMKKTALGLNVRAISMNPLMARCLGVKASWVNALTFGLGSGIAGLAGVALSQITNVGPNLGQNYIIDSFMVVVFGGVGNLWGTLIAGLILGLANKFLEPITGAMLAKIVVLISLVLFIQKRPRGLFPQRGRAVEG; the protein is encoded by the coding sequence ATGAAAAGAATAATATTGATTTGTCTGTTATGGATGATCGCCAATCTAGCAACAGCAGTACTACCAGAACATTTTGAGCAAAGACTAGCAAAAGGTTCACTAACTGAAAAACAACAATTAATCAGTGACATGATTAAGGAAAATAATGCAACAATACAGCCTCTTTTCAATGCATTAGTTGAGGGGAACTTATACTGGCTGGAGACCAATAGTACACTAGTTATAAAAAAGGATAATCAATTTGTTAATTGGAATAACAAGCAAGTACTGGATGTACCTAAAAATAAGTTTAAACGTATTGCGATTAACAATAATATTCGTCAATTAATTGCCGAATATCAACTTCAAATGAAGCTAAGTAGTAATACTATTCCAACAAGACGTATTGCAGCGAAAGAGCTTTTCGGACATATTCAATCACCATCACAAATGAATTTCATTGTTGAAAGGTTAGCTCAAGAACAAGATAGTGAAGTTAAACAGCGATTACTTGAAGCATTATCATTCGCAAAACTGACAAATTGCGATGAAAATGAATGTTTGGTTCTACTGACACAACTTAGTCAGGTGACTAACCCTATTTTTGTTCAGAAACTACAACAATTGACTACCATCAATGATTCACAAATAGTCAAAGATACGGCACAAAACCTACTTGATAAATTAACCCAAAAAAAAGCAATGTATGAAAAAACTGAACAAGTCTATTTTGGTATTAGTTTAGGTGCAGTACTCGTACTTGCTGCCATTGGACTCGCTATTACCTTTGGGGTTATGGGCGTGATTAATATGGCGCATGGTGAATTAATTATGATTGGCGCATATACCACATACGTGATGCAACAACTATTGCCTAACTATCCCGGCATAGCGTTAATTCTCTCTATCCCTGCTGCATTTTTGGTATGCGGTGCGGTAGGAATGTTAATAGAAATAAGCGTTATTAGATATCTATATGGTAGACCTCTCGAAACCTTATTAGCCACTTTTGGTATCAGTCTATTATTACAACAGTTATTCAGAACAATATTTTCACCGTTAAATAAAGCAATAATCACGCCGAGTTGGATGCAAGGTTCAATTCAGATCAATGACTTTTTATCGCTCACGATTAATCGGCTATATGTTATTGGTTTTAGCTTAACCATTTTCATTATTTTGTTATTGATTATGAAAAAAACAGCTTTAGGACTTAATGTCAGAGCTATTTCGATGAATCCATTAATGGCAAGATGTTTAGGCGTTAAAGCCAGCTGGGTAAATGCGCTAACCTTTGGCCTTGGTTCCGGTATAGCTGGATTGGCAGGCGTTGCTCTTTCACAAATCACCAATGTTGGCCCAAATCTTGGTCAAAATTATATCATTGATTCATTCATGGTAGTGGTATTTGGTGGTGTTGGTAATTTATGGGGAACATTAATTGCTGGCTTAATTTTAGGGTTGGCCAATAAATTTTTAGAGCCAATTACTGGAGCCATGTTAGCTAAAATTGTGGTGCTGATTAGTTTAGTACTGTTTATTCAAAAACGACCTCGCGGTCTTTTCCCACAACGCGGTCGAGCTGTAGAGGGGTAA
- the urtC gene encoding urea ABC transporter permease subunit UrtC has translation MLTKYFKQDNGGYVLFCLTLLVSYLVIANLFFPTNSLFYVGNQTIILVSKYLCYALLALSVDLVWGYLGILSLGHGAFFALGGYMMGMYLSVQGENGSTILPDFASFINWQSLPWYWQGSDNFLITLLLIILVPGLLAFIFGYMTFRSRVSGVYLSIITQALTFALMLAFQLNEMGFGGDNGLTNFKYLLGFSITTNGMRITLLLITLMAVIISYLICYQLIKSKLGKVIIAIRDAEPRIRFVGYRVENIKLAVFTFSAVLAGIAGALYVPQVGIITPIEFLPLNSIEIVVWVAVGGRATLYGAIVGAFLVNYCKSLFTVWFPDQWLFALGLLFVLVTLFLPKGIVGLINLTISKKYKLKQLEANI, from the coding sequence ATGTTAACAAAATATTTTAAACAAGATAATGGCGGTTATGTTCTATTTTGTCTAACTTTATTAGTCAGTTATTTAGTAATAGCTAATCTTTTTTTCCCAACTAATAGCCTATTTTATGTTGGTAATCAGACTATTATTTTAGTCAGTAAATATCTATGTTATGCCTTGCTTGCACTATCTGTTGATTTAGTTTGGGGATATTTAGGCATTTTAAGTTTAGGTCACGGTGCTTTTTTTGCACTGGGTGGCTATATGATGGGAATGTATTTGTCTGTACAGGGAGAAAATGGTTCGACCATTCTGCCTGATTTTGCCTCATTTATTAATTGGCAAAGTTTACCTTGGTATTGGCAAGGATCAGATAATTTTTTAATTACTTTGCTATTAATTATTCTAGTACCTGGATTATTAGCTTTTATATTCGGTTATATGACATTTCGTTCCCGTGTTTCTGGGGTTTACCTTTCAATAATTACACAAGCACTCACCTTTGCATTAATGCTAGCTTTTCAACTCAATGAGATGGGATTTGGGGGTGATAATGGTCTGACTAACTTTAAATATTTATTAGGTTTTTCAATCACCACTAACGGAATGCGGATAACATTATTACTTATCACGTTAATGGCTGTCATTATTAGTTATCTGATATGTTATCAATTAATCAAAAGTAAATTGGGTAAAGTAATTATTGCTATTCGAGATGCAGAACCACGCATTAGGTTTGTTGGATATCGAGTTGAAAATATCAAATTAGCTGTTTTTACGTTTTCAGCCGTATTAGCTGGTATTGCAGGAGCGTTATATGTGCCACAAGTAGGAATTATCACACCTATTGAATTTTTACCTTTAAATTCAATCGAAATTGTCGTTTGGGTTGCAGTCGGCGGACGAGCGACTTTATATGGCGCTATTGTTGGTGCATTTTTAGTTAATTATTGCAAATCACTTTTCACCGTATGGTTCCCTGACCAATGGCTATTTGCTTTAGGCCTTCTGTTTGTATTAGTTACTTTATTTCTTCCAAAAGGTATTGTTGGTTTAATCAATCTAACTATATCTAAAAAATACAAACTAAAACAATTGGAGGCAAATATATGA
- the urtD gene encoding urea ABC transporter ATP-binding protein UrtD — protein sequence MNKKSLNKKLKSASPLLKDFEALPQPDLDTNKGIILYLEGINVSFDNFKAINDLNLYIKQGELRCIIGPNGAGKTTMMDVITGKTKPQAGTAWFGQKLNLLTMDEPQISQSGIGRKFQKPTVFEALTVNDNLMIANAGKKTVWHTLRHRVNKIEQEQIDEILLLIGLMDMRHKYAAILSHGQKQWLELGMLLMQKPQLLLVDEPVAGMTTQEMDKTAELLNSLAGKHSLIVVEHDMDFVRQIAKTVSVLHQGSILAEGNMEQVQNNPKVIEVYLGQSTTRRNVNVA from the coding sequence ATGAATAAAAAAAGTTTAAATAAAAAATTAAAATCTGCCTCTCCTTTGCTTAAAGACTTTGAAGCACTACCACAACCAGATTTGGATACCAATAAAGGTATTATTCTTTACTTGGAAGGCATTAATGTTAGTTTTGATAACTTTAAAGCGATTAATGATTTGAATCTTTATATTAAACAGGGTGAATTACGCTGCATTATTGGTCCTAATGGCGCAGGTAAAACGACAATGATGGATGTAATCACTGGTAAAACAAAACCACAAGCAGGCACAGCATGGTTTGGTCAAAAACTTAATTTATTAACTATGGATGAACCACAAATTTCCCAATCCGGCATCGGTCGCAAATTTCAAAAACCGACTGTATTCGAAGCCTTAACAGTTAATGACAATTTAATGATAGCAAATGCCGGGAAAAAAACAGTTTGGCATACTCTTCGCCATCGAGTTAACAAGATAGAACAAGAACAAATAGATGAGATACTTCTGCTAATCGGTTTAATGGACATGCGTCATAAATATGCGGCTATTTTATCTCATGGACAAAAACAGTGGTTGGAATTAGGAATGTTATTAATGCAAAAACCTCAACTATTATTAGTTGATGAACCTGTTGCCGGAATGACAACTCAAGAAATGGATAAAACCGCAGAATTATTAAATTCGTTAGCGGGCAAACATTCGTTAATTGTTGTTGAACATGATATGGATTTCGTCAGACAAATTGCCAAAACTGTTTCAGTATTGCATCAAGGTTCAATATTGGCTGAAGGAAATATGGAACAAGTACAAAATAATCCTAAAGTAATTGAAGTCTATTTAGGACAATCTACTACTAGGAGGAACGTTAATGTTGCTTAA
- the urtE gene encoding urea ABC transporter ATP-binding subunit UrtE, translating to MLKLSNVNQFYGQTHILWDIDLCLAKGKCTCLMGRNGVGKTTLVQSIMGNLKIKKGNIQFNDTDITHKSIETRAYMGIGYVPQGRQIFSQLTVEENLRVGLAAKRSRSAKIPDLVYSLFPVLKEMKNRRGGDLSGGQQQQLAIGRALVIEPSLLILDEPTEGIQPNIVHDIGDIINRLNHELGLTVLLVEQKLPFIQMVADDFYLLDRGRNIANGALQQLTPDLIKNYLTV from the coding sequence TTGCTTAAATTATCTAATGTCAATCAATTTTATGGACAAACGCACATTTTATGGGATATCGATCTGTGTTTAGCCAAAGGTAAATGTACATGTCTAATGGGACGTAATGGCGTTGGCAAAACTACTCTAGTACAGTCTATTATGGGAAATTTAAAGATAAAAAAAGGTAATATACAATTTAATGATACCGATATTACCCATAAATCTATCGAAACCCGCGCCTATATGGGAATAGGTTACGTTCCACAGGGTAGACAAATCTTTTCTCAACTAACTGTTGAAGAAAATCTACGTGTTGGTTTAGCTGCTAAAAGATCCCGCTCAGCCAAAATACCTGATTTAGTTTATTCGTTATTCCCTGTATTAAAAGAGATGAAAAACCGTCGTGGCGGCGATCTATCTGGAGGACAACAACAACAATTAGCGATTGGAAGAGCTTTAGTTATTGAACCATCATTATTAATTTTAGATGAGCCAACAGAAGGTATTCAACCCAATATTGTACATGATATAGGCGATATCATTAATCGACTCAATCATGAATTAGGTTTAACTGTATTGTTAGTTGAACAAAAATTGCCTTTTATTCAGATGGTTGCTGATGATTTTTATTTACTTGACCGAGGACGAAATATCGCTAATGGCGCCTTACAACAACTAACACCAGATTTAATAAAAAATTATTTAACGGTATGA
- a CDS encoding urease accessory protein UreD, producing the protein MIQNNTSQKNANGWLGKLSLSFANRFVNGELQRTELVDRQQQGPLTIQRPFYPEGKPCHIYLLHPPGGIVGGDKLELDIFLDHDSHLLMTMPGASKFYRSHGNIAQLKQKFTLAPNSIMEWLPQENIFFNGTNANLTTEFNLTLNSRLLGWETLCFGRPVMHEKFGQGNIKSRLTINLPDELGLEEHLKIIDGNCAPIGNYTYSATLFAYPINLTILQQVQKKLENSRVPIGATALGQLLTVRLLANDNQICQQYLHQLWALLRPLIINLPACPPRIWAT; encoded by the coding sequence ATGATTCAAAATAATACATCTCAAAAAAATGCTAATGGCTGGCTAGGTAAACTATCACTATCTTTTGCTAACCGTTTTGTAAATGGTGAACTACAGCGAACTGAGTTAGTTGATCGTCAACAACAAGGGCCTTTAACTATACAACGGCCATTCTATCCAGAAGGAAAACCTTGCCATATTTATTTACTCCATCCCCCAGGAGGGATTGTTGGAGGGGATAAACTTGAGCTGGATATTTTTTTAGATCACGATAGCCATCTATTAATGACTATGCCCGGAGCAAGTAAATTTTATCGCAGTCACGGCAATATTGCACAGCTAAAACAAAAATTTACTTTAGCGCCGAATAGTATTATGGAATGGTTACCGCAAGAAAATATTTTTTTTAATGGTACTAATGCTAATTTAACGACTGAATTTAATTTAACGTTAAATAGTCGATTGCTTGGCTGGGAAACATTATGCTTTGGTCGACCGGTTATGCATGAAAAATTTGGACAAGGCAATATCAAAAGCCGTTTAACAATTAATTTACCGGATGAATTAGGTCTTGAGGAGCACTTAAAAATTATTGATGGTAATTGTGCTCCTATAGGTAATTACACATATAGTGCAACTTTATTTGCCTATCCGATTAATCTAACCATTTTACAACAAGTGCAAAAAAAACTTGAAAATAGTAGGGTTCCAATCGGTGCAACTGCTTTGGGACAATTATTAACCGTTCGCTTGCTAGCAAATGATAACCAAATTTGCCAACAATATTTACACCAATTATGGGCATTATTGCGTCCGTTAATTATCAATTTACCCGCATGTCCACCTCGAATTTGGGCAACCTAA
- the ureA gene encoding urease subunit gamma, producing the protein MKLTPREKDKLLLFTAALVAERRKARGVKLNYPESIALISAAILEGARDGLTVTELMNLGRKVLTRNDVMEGIADMIQDVQVEATFPDGTKLVTVHNPII; encoded by the coding sequence ATGAAACTAACTCCGAGAGAAAAAGACAAATTATTACTATTTACAGCAGCATTGGTCGCCGAAAGGCGAAAAGCGCGAGGGGTAAAATTAAATTATCCTGAATCAATAGCACTAATTAGTGCCGCAATTTTAGAAGGTGCTAGAGATGGTTTAACCGTTACTGAATTAATGAATCTAGGACGAAAAGTCTTAACGCGTAACGACGTAATGGAGGGAATTGCCGATATGATCCAAGATGTTCAGGTTGAAGCAACATTTCCTGATGGGACTAAATTAGTGACTGTTCATAATCCTATTATTTAA
- a CDS encoding urease subunit beta: MIPGQVIVQAGNIELNKNRKTIQITVANHSDRPIQIGSHYHFFEVNQALKFERAKSYGFRLDIAAGTAVRFEPGQSRTVVLVELAGKRQVYGFQGAVMGALDNKGIENE, translated from the coding sequence ATGATTCCAGGCCAAGTGATTGTACAAGCAGGTAATATTGAATTAAATAAAAATCGCAAAACCATTCAAATAACGGTTGCTAATCATAGTGATAGACCTATTCAAATAGGCTCTCATTATCATTTTTTCGAGGTTAATCAAGCCTTAAAATTTGAGCGAGCCAAAAGTTATGGATTTCGCTTAGATATTGCCGCCGGTACAGCTGTACGGTTTGAGCCCGGGCAAAGCCGTACTGTAGTGTTAGTTGAACTAGCTGGTAAAAGGCAAGTGTATGGATTCCAAGGTGCTGTAATGGGTGCATTAGATAATAAAGGAATTGAAAATGAGTAA
- the ureC gene encoding urease subunit alpha, giving the protein MSNISRQAYAEMFGPTTGDKVRLADTELWIQVEQDFTTYGEEVKFGGGKVIRDGMGQSQLCADLVADVVITNALIIDHWGIVKADIGIKNGRILAIGKAGNPDIQPDITIAIGASTEIIAGENSIVTAGGIDSHIHFICPQQAEEAICSGITTFIGGGTGPATGTNATTCTPGKWYIEKMLQACDNLPVNVGLLAKGNCSVIEPLIEQVNAGAIGLKLHEDWGSTPQAISNCLDVADKMDVQVAIHTDTLNESGFVEDTLAAIGERTIHTYHTEGAGGGHAPDIIKACGYANILPSSTNPTRPYTINTIDEHLDMLMVCHHLDAGIAEDVAFAESRIRRETIAAEDILHDLGAFSMISSDSQAMGRVGEVIIRTWQTAHKMKTQRGPLYPDNQQNDNFRVKRYLAKYTINPAITHGISHEVGSIEVGKLADLVIWQPAFFGIKPSLIIKAGMIAYAEMGDVNASIPTPQPVHYRPMFASLGKAGFLSRMTFISQTAADLNVAKNLGLKSLIGVAKNCRQIKKQDMIHNSWQPNIEVDAQTYEVKADNNLLSCEAASILPMAQRYFLF; this is encoded by the coding sequence ATGAGTAATATTTCTAGACAAGCGTATGCAGAAATGTTTGGCCCAACCACCGGAGATAAAGTTCGCTTAGCCGACACCGAGTTATGGATACAAGTTGAGCAAGATTTCACTACTTATGGTGAAGAGGTTAAATTTGGTGGTGGAAAAGTAATCCGTGATGGTATGGGGCAAAGCCAATTATGTGCAGATTTGGTTGCCGATGTTGTAATAACCAATGCTTTAATCATTGATCATTGGGGAATTGTTAAAGCTGATATTGGTATTAAAAATGGACGTATTTTAGCTATTGGTAAAGCGGGAAATCCCGATATACAACCAGATATAACCATCGCTATTGGTGCTAGCACTGAAATTATTGCTGGCGAAAATAGCATTGTTACAGCAGGCGGAATTGACTCTCATATCCATTTCATTTGCCCACAACAAGCTGAAGAGGCTATATGTTCAGGAATAACTACATTTATAGGTGGTGGTACCGGCCCAGCAACGGGAACAAACGCAACCACGTGTACACCAGGTAAGTGGTATATCGAAAAAATGTTACAAGCTTGTGATAATTTACCTGTAAATGTTGGGTTATTAGCTAAAGGGAATTGCAGTGTTATTGAGCCATTAATCGAACAAGTCAATGCCGGCGCTATTGGCTTAAAATTACATGAAGATTGGGGCTCAACACCACAAGCAATAAGTAATTGCCTTGATGTAGCCGATAAGATGGATGTACAGGTAGCTATTCATACCGATACTTTAAATGAATCTGGCTTTGTAGAAGACACTCTCGCTGCCATTGGAGAGCGAACCATTCACACTTATCATACGGAAGGCGCAGGAGGCGGCCATGCCCCCGATATTATAAAAGCTTGTGGTTACGCTAATATTTTACCTTCCTCCACAAATCCTACTCGCCCTTATACTATCAATACTATTGATGAACATTTAGATATGTTGATGGTTTGTCATCACTTAGATGCTGGAATTGCAGAAGATGTTGCTTTTGCCGAATCAAGGATACGCAGAGAAACTATTGCTGCCGAAGACATATTACATGATTTAGGCGCATTTTCTATGATTTCATCAGACTCTCAGGCCATGGGACGAGTGGGAGAGGTTATCATAAGAACATGGCAAACTGCTCATAAAATGAAAACGCAACGTGGCCCATTATATCCAGATAATCAACAGAATGATAATTTTAGAGTTAAACGTTATCTAGCTAAATACACTATAAATCCAGCGATTACCCATGGTATAAGCCATGAAGTAGGTTCTATTGAAGTAGGAAAATTAGCCGATTTAGTCATTTGGCAACCTGCTTTTTTTGGCATAAAACCAAGTTTAATTATTAAAGCGGGAATGATTGCTTACGCCGAAATGGGTGATGTTAATGCATCAATTCCCACACCACAACCCGTACACTATCGCCCTATGTTTGCTAGCTTAGGAAAAGCAGGTTTTTTATCTAGAATGACATTTATTTCACAAACAGCTGCCGATTTAAATGTAGCAAAAAACTTGGGATTAAAAAGTTTGATTGGTGTGGCAAAAAATTGCCGTCAGATTAAAAAACAAGACATGATCCATAACTCATGGCAACCCAATATTGAAGTGGATGCCCAAACCTATGAAGTAAAGGCCGATAACAATCTATTGAGTTGTGAAGCTGCATCTATCTTACCAATGGCACAGAGATACTTTTTATTTTAA
- the ureE gene encoding urease accessory protein UreE, which produces MIILTKILTKPLTKTQLQSVKYCTKLDIDSRIKSRSKIVLNSGQEAGVILPRGLLIRGGDYLATEDESIIIEVLAANENVSTAYCNDKLLLARACYHLGNRHVPLQIATDFVRYQHDHVLDEMLTQLGIKVLVEQAPFEPEAGAYQSSAIGHHHH; this is translated from the coding sequence ATGATAATTTTAACAAAGATACTTACTAAACCATTAACAAAAACACAACTACAGTCTGTCAAATACTGTACTAAATTAGATATTGATAGCCGAATAAAAAGCCGCAGCAAAATAGTGCTTAATAGTGGTCAGGAAGCCGGTGTTATATTACCTAGAGGTTTATTAATTCGCGGTGGTGATTATCTTGCAACAGAGGATGAATCAATAATTATTGAAGTATTGGCTGCAAACGAAAATGTATCCACAGCCTACTGCAATGATAAATTGTTGTTAGCCAGAGCATGTTATCATTTAGGTAATCGTCATGTTCCATTACAAATTGCTACAGACTTTGTTCGTTATCAACATGATCATGTGTTGGATGAAATGCTAACACAATTAGGAATTAAAGTACTGGTTGAACAAGCTCCATTTGAACCGGAAGCTGGAGCTTATCAAAGTAGTGCTATTGGCCACCATCATCATTAA
- a CDS encoding urease accessory protein UreF, with protein sequence MKNMLQYLRNLQLASANLPVGGFTYSQGLEWAVEAKWVTNQIETKDWLIQQMYSTLRFCDLPILARLHQCTINQDEQGFSYWTRNLLRQRETSELRLEEQQRGKAFFRFLEGLGFIHPWQNLLIQSQVAGFAWYGATNKMSLEDIQISWSYSWLESNIMAAIKLVPLGQQAGQQLIYQLSTLLPSIIKQANDVKDDDIGAGSPLVAIASSCHETQYSRLFRS encoded by the coding sequence ATAAAAAACATGCTGCAATATTTACGTAACTTACAATTAGCCAGTGCAAATTTACCTGTTGGGGGATTCACCTATTCTCAAGGATTAGAATGGGCAGTTGAAGCCAAATGGGTAACTAATCAAATCGAAACCAAAGATTGGCTAATACAGCAAATGTATAGCACATTGCGCTTTTGTGACTTACCTATTTTGGCTCGACTACATCAATGTACTATTAACCAAGATGAACAAGGTTTTAGTTATTGGACTAGAAATTTACTACGTCAACGAGAAACAAGTGAATTAAGACTTGAAGAACAGCAACGAGGAAAAGCCTTTTTTCGATTCCTAGAAGGATTAGGGTTTATTCATCCATGGCAAAATTTATTAATACAATCACAAGTTGCCGGATTTGCTTGGTATGGTGCGACAAATAAAATGTCGTTAGAAGATATACAAATAAGCTGGAGTTACAGTTGGCTCGAAAGCAACATTATGGCGGCAATCAAATTAGTACCTTTAGGACAGCAAGCAGGACAACAGCTGATTTATCAATTATCAACATTATTACCTTCAATTATTAAGCAAGCAAATGATGTTAAAGATGATGATATTGGCGCAGGATCGCCTTTAGTAGCTATTGCCAGTAGTTGTCACGAAACACAGTACTCAAGACTGTTTCGATCATAA